Within the Phycodurus eques isolate BA_2022a chromosome 15, UOR_Pequ_1.1, whole genome shotgun sequence genome, the region GagtggaggcgcggaacatagcccactcggactcaatgccCCCTGCCTCTCCCGGGACGTGGTCGACattggagttgaaactccttctgacaggacaAACATGAAATGGAAAACATAACAAGAGGACAAATATGAGAAGATAAAAATGATTTGAAGACAAAAGTTagagaacaaacacaaaaggacAAACAAGGCGAGAGGACAACGGTGCCGACGACAGACTGTGAGCGACCTGCGCAATGAGATCTTTGTGTTTCTTCATGAGCTCGTCGAGGTCCTCCTGGTCTTCTTCGAGACGTTTAAGCAGATCGACTTTCTCACGTTGGAGGACGCAAACCTCGTCGTCCACCTGGAAACACAAACGCTCTTGTCACCATCAAAGCGGCGACATTCACTGGTCGCTGGACACTGTTCCTGACTTTTCAACTGGTTCTGTTCTGATACTGATACTGGTTGTAGTACTGAACCTAGTACTTTTACAGTTCTGGTACTAGAACTGTTTCAGGTACTGTTTCTGGAACTGATTGCGCTACTGTACTAGTAGTAATTCAACTGGCTATGGTAGCTAGTATTAGCACTGTTACTGGTTCTGCTACAACAGCTGGTTCTGGTACTAAAACTGGTAAGGATTCTGTTCCTTGATCTGGTTCGATAATTGGTTATGTTCCGATACTGATTTTGGTCGTGGTTGTGGAACTCAAGCTAGTACTATTACGGGTTCTGGTACTGAAGCTGGTATTAAAATGATTGTGCGACTGGTACAGGTTCCTTCGTGGTTGTGGTCCTAGCGCTGTTAGTGTAGGTGGCGGGTGAAGATGAGGAAGATGTTTCTGACCAAACTCTTCTGCTTTCTGATGTTTTCCAATTCAATCTGAACATCTTCCAGCTCCTGGGTCACGGTCGTCTGGACGCTCTCGAGCTCACGTCGCCGTGATTCGCTGTCCTCCagctacacgcacgcacacatatcCAGATATGATTATCCGTAGcgtaagtagtgctttgcccACCTGGCCCGGGCCGCATCCGCTAACCTGAGAGTGAAGTCTTTCCAGTTGCTCCTTGCTTCCGCCGTCGGGGCTCCTCCCGATTTGTCGTCCGCCGTGGACGGCGTCCAGGAGGGTCTGGGCGTCGGCAAGCAGGGCGTGAGTCCTCTTCAGGTCTCGCCTCAACTTCTTCTCCACGTCAAAGTCACGGTGGCCGACCTGTTCGCACAGCGTGGCGACCAAACCTTCCAGGTCGCGCTTCTCGTGGATGACTATCTGCTTCTCCTCGTATTCTTGCTCCAGCTGCATCTCCAGCTGTCTTAGCTAGCGCGGCGACAAAACGACATCTTCACGAGACGCACCCTAGGATACTAAGGTTGCTAATACGCTGATGTTGCAAACGTGTCCGTCGACGTACCCGCCGCTGGGACGACCTGTGCACGTCCTCGAgctcctcctccttgtcctcCAGCTCCTTTTGGTGCATCTGCTTCACTCGGGCCATCTCCAATTCCACACGCATGTGAACCTGAAGAGCAGCAGCGGGTTTGCACATTATTAAGGATAACTCTACCGGCTGTGTCAAAATTATTTCGGCCGACTAACTCTACTGATGTATTGATAGTCAAAATAGCATCGATATCAAGtcattttgtacagtatataatacagaaataaaagTCATAATCCTGACATAATTCCGGAATAAATGTGACGTGGCGTTCCTCCCAACTAACTCGACCgacctgctgctgctgttcaATTCTGGCGGTCAGCTTGGCCACTTCCTGCGCCGTTTCGCCGGCCACGCGCTCCAGGTGGCGCACTTGTTTCTTCAGATCGGGCAGCGAGTCGGCGGTGAGATGCACGCTGAGGTCGCGAATCTGACTACACAACTCGTCTTTCTGCTTCTGCAGGCGGCACGCCTCCGCCTGACTCTCCTGCGCACACGCCAAcacttgagtgtgtgtgtccgtcCTCCGATGTGTTCTGGCGGGCTCCCCGGGCTCACCTGCAGGTTTCGGCGCAGTGTGAAAATCTGGACCCCTAGCGCGGTGTTTTCCTGCAGGGTTTTGTCCTTCAACTCTCGCTCGCTGTCGGCGTCCTCTAACGCCGCCGCCAGCTCGCCATCGAAGCTAAAAGTATTACCGTCATATTAGCACGCTAAGCGACGAGCTAATTGGTACatttgttagcatgttagcatgcGTGCTAGCACGTTCATCGGAAGGCTAATGCTTACTGTGTATTTGTTAGCGTGATCAAAAAagtcagtgtgtgtttttatgtttgtgtgcatttatgtgcttttgtttgtgtgcattcgtgtgtttttttgtgcttgtttgCATGTTCGTgtgcttctgtgtgtgtttgtattgatgtgtgcatgtttatgtgtgtttgtgtatgcatgttcctttgtgtgtgcatatatgtgtgtttctgtttgtgtgtgcatgtttattttgggcagtacggtggacgaccggttagagcctctgcctcacagttctgaggaccagggttcaatccccgcccccgcctgtgtggagtttgcatgttcgccccgtgcctgggtgggtttttctccaggtgctccgctttcctcccacatcccaaaaacatgcatgctaggttaattgacaactctaaattgcccgtaggtgcgaatggttgtttgtttgtaggtgccctgcgattgggtggcgaccggttcagggcgtaccccgcctcctgcccgatgatagccgggataggctccggcacaaccgcggccctagtgaggagaagcggctccgaaaacggacggatggatgtttattttgtCGATGCGTTTATGTTCACGTGTTCGGCAGTGCGGCTACCGCACGTTACCGTGTTTTAGCATTCATTAGCATTGTCAGTCACCGTCGTTGTTTGCGTTCCAGTTGGTGCGTTCGATTGCGCAGACTGTCCGTCATCACCCCGGCGTCGTGCAGGTCGTTGGCGACGCGCCGACTCTGCCGTTTAAGGTCCGTCACGGTACGCTTGGATTCGTCCAGTTGAGCCTGCAACGACACCGCCTGCAGGCCAAGGGACACATTACAACTAGGCTTCGGCCATTCATCAGTTTAGTCATTAGCTTGTTTTCGGGTTAGACAAACGTCGACGTTCGAGTCGCGCGCCTTCACCGACCTCGGCGTCCAGCTGTTGCCGAGCGTGCCGCTCGACCTCCGCCTTTTCTTCGGTCTGCTGCAGACGCCGGCGAAGGAAGCCCACCTCTGTCTGGCAACACTCCAGCTTCAGAACCAGCTCGCTTTCTGTGGACCGGCAACACCGCACTCGAAACTCCAAACCAAATtcatttgcaataaataattatgtgctatcatttcagaaaagtgcAGACCTACATACTGAAAGATTTAAGCCCCGGACTCAAAATGTTTGAGCCCCCATTGTAGACCACAAGCTGGCGAGCTAACTGCTAGGTAGAAAGACGAAGAGGAGGCAACGTCTTCCTTGGGGAATGCCGCCAACTTCCATCAAAACCATTCCAAACGGGATATTCCCCAACACTGAAGCAGCGTCCAATTAGGGTGCGGACAGGAAATAGCAACCGACCTGTTCCTATTTCTGATCCTGCCACTTTCCGACTCTCCGGCGTACGACGCTTTAGACGTTCCTCCTCCAGATTTTTCTCCAGCATCTCCATTGCAACCTTGCACTGGTCGAGGCGAGCCTGGGGGGATGTGGCATTTACAGGAAGTTGTGAAAAAGGGGGGCGGTTGGGGACTGAGAGCGGTCAAACGGGTGGTGATGGTGACAGGAAGTGGCCTAAAAGGTTGACCGTTGGGGATAGGAAATGGTGAAAATGAGCGACCGTTGGGGACTGTAATTGGTCAAAAAGGTTGGCAGTTAGGAACAGGAAGTAGTCTAAAAGGTTGGTCGTTGGGGATAGGAAGTGGTCTAAAAGTgtggtggctggggagaggtcaAATGGACGGGGGTCGGGGTCAGGAAGCGTTGACGACCGGCTCACCTGCAGGTCCTTGTTCTCCTTGCTGAGCCTCAGTCTCTCAGCTCTCTCCACATCCAAAGCCTGACCCACCGCGTCGCCGCGGAAACGCTCATCGCTCAGCTCCGAGGTCACCGCCGTCAGCTACACACacaccaactgcatcactgtgtgtgtgcgcgcgcgcgcgtgtgtgcgtgcgtgcgtgtgtttgtgtgagtacAAACTTTAGTCTCGCAGGTGTCGACGGTTTGTCTCAAGTCATTTCGTTCTTTTTCGGACTTTTCCAAACGTCTCCTCAGTGCTGACACTTCGTCCTGacgacacacgcacgcacgcacgcgcaaacacacacgcacactgacgACGTGGCTGGGTGGAAGCCGAGGCTGCCACTTGGTCGGTAGCAGTTGGACCAGATTCTAAATTGGTTGGACCGTGCGCGTCAAGGACAGAGTGAGGAGTGGCACATACTGCAAGTCGGGTTCAAGTGCTTTGTTAGTATTCGCCATGACTTGTTGCGCCGGATTACGCTGTTGGGGTGTTTGCGATTTTGTTGTAAAATTGACCATCTATCGATCTCACGGGTACACACTGGAAATGGGAATGCCCAATACATATGTCCTTCTCGCTCGGGGTTCTTCGTGTTgttatttcaaaagaaaaatgttcttAACTCCCTGTTTTGGCTTCATGAcagcagtaatgaaaaaaaataaaatactcgcatccatccattcattcatttcccgtaccgcttcccctcacgcgggtcgcggtcgtgctggagcctatcgcagctattttcgggcgagaggcgcgctacaccctgaacaggtcgccagtcaatcgcagcgcacatataaacactcgcggcacggtggacgaccggttttgcgcgtctgcctcccagtcctgaggaccggggttcaatccccggcccccgcctgtgtggagtttgcatgttctcctgcgtggcttttctccgggcgctccgctttcctcccgcatcccagaAACAtacatgctaggttcattgataattctaaattgcccgtaggtgtgaatggttgtttgtttgtatgtgccctgcgattggctggcaaccagttcagggtgtagcgcgcctctcgcccgaaaatagctgcgataggctcccgagtgagaagcggcacagaaaatggatggatggatggacattcgcACCGCTCCAAAAAGACAGTCGCGTAGTGGGTCTAAGTGTTGATTAAAAACCAAACAGTTAAAACTAGTTCGaaacttattttatttcatataatCGTAAGTCTGTAACATTGCACACCATGTGAACATTAACGCTACGCTTAAAGTTCCCATATTTTACTAAACCtttttttgggatgttatattggctctgtggtgcctcagtaaacacgtgaaatatgaattcaaatggtCCCCGCATTCGTGAGttgcagacgtttttctgccgaggcccaaaatcatccatccattttcctccgcttaaccgaggtcgggtcgcgggggcagtagctttatcagggacgcccagacttccctctctccggccacttcatccagctctttcgggGATCGATCCCGAGGCGTCCCGAGGCCGGCCCGGGAGACGTAGTCTtttccagcgtgtcccgggtcgtccccggggtctcctcccggtggaacgCGTCCTAATcggatgcccgagccacctcatctggctcctctcaatgcggaggagcagcggcactactctgagcccctcttctcaccctctctctaaggaacctgcggaggaaactcatttcggccgctcgtatccggcatcttgttctttcggtcacgaccaacGGCTCGTGAGCAtcggtgaggggaggaacggagatcgaccggtgaatcgagagcttcgccttccggcttagctccttcttcaccacaacggatcgatacaaagtccgcatccatgcagacgccgcaccgatctgcctgttgatctcccgctcCGTTCTTtgctcactcgtgaacaagaccccgagatacttgaactactccactcggggcagggtctcatccccgacccggagagggcaagccacccttttccgaccgaggaccacggtctcagatttggaggggcTGATTTtcctcacggcttgatgaagccaacagaaccgcatcGTCTGCggaaagcagagatgcaatactgaggccaccaaaccggaccccctctacgcctcggctgcctctagaaattctgtccatcaaaCTCTGACAtcggtcgtacggggaccgaacagcccgtatcagggggttcggcaccccgTCCTCCCCCCCAAGCACCCCGCACAGGACatcctgagggacacggtcgaacgccttctccaagttcgCAAAACTCACGGAGCTCCCACGCACccccgaggaccctgccgagggtgtagcgctggtccgctgttccacgaaaaccacactgctctttcctgaatctgagattcgccCTCCCGGCagacccctgaatagaccttaccagggagacgGGGCCCTTTTAAAGGCATACGCACATCGACCTGCCATACTTATTCTAGTGTAGAAGGTGCGGATGGCGACCTTAGAGGGCAAATTAATACCCGCATCTCACGTGCATAATATTGGCGGGAATACAGTGCATGCACGAAGCTTTATTATATACACAAATCATACAATAAAACCGTTTGTCTATTGCGGGTGTGGTCTGGAATAAACCACAGATTACTGTACTGGCAAAATATTGGATGGACATGTTGTGTCCAATAAAAAGATAGAACACTTCACAATTTGCATGCTAATAGTTTGAACAAAACCTGATTGTCTGTTGTGACTAAGATCATTTGATATTTTAGGAGCAATTCGTGCAGCTCATTCCAAAGGGTTCCATGCTCGACTCGCGACcgtatgcgtgcgtgcgcgcgcgtgtaccTCCTTGGCGCGCAGCCTCTCGTTGTCCATGTTGACGTCCAGCAGGGGGCGCACTCGGCAGAACAGCTTCCACCAGCTCCACTCAGACACTCCGTGCAGCACCCGCAGGTTCCTCTGCAGGCAACGCACCGCCATGTGCTGCACCTACACAAGTCCGCCTTATGACTCAtgtaataatcatcatcatcgtcatcttcAAATGGCCTTGAGGAGGTCCACGTTTGTGACTGGACAGACATTGTGTTTGTGCAGTTCTCCTTCGGGCCACACGAGGGGGCCAGAATTGACTTATCTTGGGCGCTGACCTTAAGCGTGCGGTACTTGTGTCTGGCCAGGTGACCCGCGCAGGACGCCTGAAGGTGGACCAGCCAGCCAGTCACCCGCAGGTCCCTCTGAGCCTCCAGGTGGGCCAGCACGCCGCGCTTCATGAACACCTGACGCACAACAGGAAGTCAAACGTgaccatcaatcaatcaatccatcaaAAATACAGCCCAAAGTGCGTCACATTCTCAGATCAGGCAGGCACTTCAAATAGCAGGAAATATCCAAAAGGGGGAGCCGTTGCAACCACAGAAGATGCCACACTGGCACACCGAACAAATCTCCGAGCGTGGAGGcttccggtgtgtgtgtgtggatatgGTGGAAAAAAACCTCTCTTAGTTAGATTGTTGATGTGTGGAATACAATTAATCTCAGAGTCAAAAATGACACCCGGGTTTTTAACACATTGTGAGGGTATGAAATCTTTTAGTTTTGGTCAAGGTTTCTCTCTCTTGCCTTCAGGACCAATAACTAAAACCTCTGTTTTACCCCGGTTGAGCTGTAGGATATTCACTGCCGTCCATGACTTCATAcctaaaatacatttaagaaGGGTATCAAATGGCCCTGCGCCATCAGGAGACACGGCGACGTACGGCTTTGTGTCATCTGCGCAACTGTGGAAGCGGATGCCGTGTCTCCTGATGACATCCCCGAGGGGAAGcatgtccgtccatccattcgtccattttctgagccgcttctcctcacgtgccggagcctatcccagctatcatcgggcaggaggcgggctccgccctgagctggttgccagccaatcgcagggcacatacaaacaaacaacattcacactcacactcacattcacacctacgggcaatttagagtccccaattaatgcatgtttttgggatgtgggtggcaagcaggcacggggagaacgtgcaaactccgcacaggcggggccggggattgaaccccgctcctcagaactgtgaggctgacgctctaaccggtcgggcaccgtgccgcaCGAGGAAGCATGTACAGATTCAAAAGAATTGGACCTAAAATTGACCCTTGAGGCACCCCACGCTATAGTTCATGGATGTAAACTTCGATTTGTGAGAGAAGAGCTGAACCAGTTTTAATAGCCTGCTCTAGCCTCCACtaactactctttcccataacgtcaACATgcggctcatccactttattcctcagCTAAAAGCGACGGTTCAGGTGTGTTAAAAATCATGTTCTGAGACAGAAGACCGGAACCGATACCATCGATCTTGCTTCTGAAATGGTTTGCAAAGTCCTCGCAGGCTGTTTTAAAGTTGGTGTTGGTTAAAAGATCGAAGGTGGAGAAAGGGAATttgggatttttgttgttgtatgtgaTGAGTTTTGAGAAATGGAAACTTCTTGCCTGTTTGACGTGGATGTTTTGTTGTTCAGAGATTACTTCATGGTGAACCGTCTTATTTGCTTTTTCTCCACTCTTgccatttcatttgaattttttcattttgacatttcTCCACGGTggtgtagtttttatttttattgttttagttcAAAGTAGAGCCAATGAGTTCAATGTTGACTTCAGTCTGGTATTGACATTTTGAACAAGAAAATCACATGATGCAGGTAGCATGTCACCAGGGTTGCTCTGTAAAATCCCAATCTAATTTGCAGTCACTTCAGAAATCAGAGCGCGTTTGTTTCCTCACCGTTCTCCCCGGGCTTTCCCGAGGGTTAAAACCGGCAATGTTAGAATGCGCAGTGAGCAGACACAGCCAGGTCGTCAACCGAGGACCCGCCGATGGATAAGCCGTACATTAAAACGAGAGCCACCGTCCGTGTATCCTCTGTCGCGAGTCGGCTTCGTGAAGCGCTGTTCGAAGTCCATCCGGCTTAAAAGGTCGAACAATTATTTCGGATATTTTATCCGAGCTGTTATCAACATGCAAATTCATATCGCCGGTTCTTAAAACCCTCTTGTAGGTGCTGTGTATGACTGACAGCAATTCAGAAAAGCCACTGACGAAACAGGTGCAATGTTGGGGCGGTCTGTAAATTGTGAGACAAAAGCTCGGTGGGCTGCTCAAGGCATGATATTCTTATGAATTATTCATGTTAAAAGAAACCTCATTTGAGTCAAGGTTTCTTCGATAAGTGACGCAGTACCGCCTCCCATCTTAGCCCATGTGACCACGTGACACACGACAGGAAGCGCTCGAGCGTTCTGACCCGACTGGTGCCGACCACGATGCTCTTGGGGTCCTGGTCCAAGTCAGCCAGCAGCTCGTCCACCGCCTGAAACAAAGATGGCGGCGTTGAGTCACGTGACCCGCATGAATGTAATTAGAAGACGAATATTAGGCACCTTCCTCTCATCATGGCTGACAAACATGGAGGCGTAGCGCTTCATGATGGGCGGAGACAAAGCCTGGAAGTGGTAGCGGAAGTCGCTCAGGGTCATGTGGTCCGGGTAACCTGGCGGGGGAAACGCACACACTtttccacatccaatatggccaCCAGCTCTTCATAACATTCATGTCTATGTCTACATGTGGAGCTTATgtgtatgggtcattttcatacatTTCGATTAAAACGGTAAAGAcgcttaacttttttttctcaatctaGCAATGGTTTTCTGCCACCTCGGTTTTACATGTGTAAACGTCTCCCGTCTTAGAAACAATTCTTACCTTTTGAATGATAGCAACTGTCAATAATTCCAGTGTGGTCAAAACCATTATGAAACAAATcctatgaaaatgacccataaagttgcgtgcgtgcgtgcgtgcgtgcgcggcGCGGCGCCGACCTGCGCGGTAAATGCGGAGCATGGCCAACGTCTGCGCGGCCTTCAGTTGCGCTCTGAGCTCGGCCACGTCGAAGGCGCCGGCGGCGTCCGTCTTGGCGCTGACGCACTGCAGGAAGACGGGACGGGCGCGGCGGATCACGTTGACCAAGGCGTCCTAAGAGAGCGGAGATTCGCTCAAATCAGGGCCGGGAAAGGGGGAGGACCTTCGGGTGGCGGGCGCTTACGGCTTGCAGCTTGACGGCGATGCAGGGCGAGTGTCTGCGTAGGGCCGCCGCCCCGCCGCTCAGCGTCTTCCGGATGGTGCCGTTCCTCTGCAGCGAGCGCTGGCCGGAGCCCTCCAGGCCGCACACGCCGCAGCACAGGGGGGCCACGTGCGCGCTCGTGGCGAACATGGACTTCACCGACGCTCTGGGGACAACGCCCAAACGTCACTGCCCGAGCGTTCCGACGACCGCGAGACCACTCACATGTTGGAGCCGTGCAGCAGCGCGCCGGCGTTGTTCGCCACCGGGTTGTTGTGGAGCACGCCGAACCATCCCGTCAGGTCGTAGCGGACGGCGTCGTTTCCTGTCAGGTGTTGAACTTCGCAGTGCAGAGGTTGCTCGCATTGACGCACTGGACAGGCGCACGCGTcagtcgtcatcatcatcatcatcatcatcatcgtcatcgtcatcgtcgtcgtcatcgtcgtgCGTGCGCATGTTACCCGTGTTGCTGTAGTGACGGCACACGCGCTCCAGGGCGACGCCCTCGCTGGACGCGGGTGTTAACATCTCCTCGTCCAGTGCCCAGAGGAGACCGCGAGGGGTGTCGCCCGCTGCGCGCACctaacacacgcgcacacacacgtttgttgtgtgatgacatcatcagcatGTGTTAGCATACCTGGGTAGGCGGCTGGTCGATGGCAGATACGATGTCAGCGGGGCTAACGTCCGGACACTCGAACTCCACTGGAATTTTCtcctgcacgcacgcacgcacgcacgcacgcacttgCGCATTATGGTGCACgcatgtttgcgtgtgtgtgtgtgtgtctgggtgtgtgtgtgtgtgtctgtgccacACCTGTGCGTATCTGTCCATAGTGTGCGTGAACGTGTGCACGTATCGATGTTCCAGAAGTCGTTCTTGTAGGTAGTTGTGACAAAACTCGCTGACGTTTGCCGCTCGTTCCTGCGCCGCGTGGCGAGGGTTCCTCAGGCCTGGCGGGTCTACCACCGTCACCGACGCCAGCGCCAACTGCTGGCCGCTCAGAGATCTGCACGCACTCGCACGCGGTCAGCATGGCGTCCTTGTGCAAACATTTcctgacacacacacctgtTGATGAGCGACACGATGGTGGTGAAAAGTTCTTCGTAGAGACCAGATGCCATCCCGTCTACGCACTGCGCCGCCGTCAACCTGGGACCTGGTCACATGATCATCAACGCACGATCATCGTCACGTGACTCACACGCTATTAATACATGCTAAGTGAGCACAAATACATTGATTGATTGTCTTCGTTTCGAAAAtgtaagcaacaacaaaaaacaaaaaaacaacaacgtaaCAAAtcaagaacaaacaaacaaaaggaaacaaTACAAAAGCAGAAAAGGTAGGTCAGAGGAGACACCCTTCCACTCGTTCGAAAGGGGGCAGAACGTATAAACTTATCAAGTAACAATTATACTGTGCTGTAAAATTTACGAcatataaatattataaatgATTATATGTCGGTATAATAAAAAAGAGGTACACTGCattacaaaacacacatttttttctacACGTATGATATAAATAGATGGAGATCCAATGGTCTTTCCTAGATTTGTGCACTTTGTGAAGAGGATGTCTTTTTACTGTTTAAATACTTAACTTATTCCACAGTTGAACTCCATAAATACTGATACAAAGCCTCTTTTTGGTTGTGCATGTGCAGCGCAACTTGAAGTGTAGCTGTCTCCTTGActtatgacccccccccccccttttcagtTACGCAGTAGTTTTGGACTGTATAAATGATGCATATGTTGTGTATTTATATGTTGTGTGTTCATCAAGTTACACAATGTATTATTCTGATGGCTCGTTTTTGAAGAATGCACATTGCGCAACGGCTGTAAAGAGCTTTTGTATGCTTCTCCAGAcctcacctaaccctaacccagaccTGAACAGTAATTCAAATATGCTAATATTTAATCGAGTTGTAAAGAATATGGAGAAGTTGATTCTTCAGGTAGTCTTGGCTTTGGACAGGACTGAAATGCTTCCAGATAGTTTGGTTGGTTTATGTGTGTTTTCTATGATGTTTCCAGCTAATTCTATCATCAGCGGGTGGTCGCCTCTGGCCTGCGCTCTCTAGgactctctttgtttttgtcacgcCACTTACACGAGGGAAGACTTGCTGAGCATGAGGGAGTCTACTCTGGACCTGATTTCgtcaactttcacaaatccacaaAGTTTTTCATGTTAGCACAGCACGTTAGCTTGTCTCACCGTCTTCGACCTGGCTGGCGCTGTTGCGCTCTCTGCAGCCCCCTGTGGCTGTCTGCAGTAGCTGCCTCAAGTGATGCTTGAAGACGGCCGTGTGAAGCTCCTCCCCCTCGCAGCCCAGCACGCCGCTAGCGGCCTGAGCGCTATCGAAGTTCAAAAACTGCCTCCGCCCcactgacaacacacacacacacacacacacacacacacacaccgaccaATCAGTGAAGCTAACAAAGGCGCTAATAATGACGCTACATAGGATactaacatcaatgctaatggTGATGCTAGTGAGGATGCCAACAAGGGTGCTATTAATGATGCTAACAAGGATGCTAACAGCGATTCCAACGAGGGGGCTACTCTGATGATGATGCTAGCGAGTATGGTCTTTTGAGCACTCCAACTTCACTTGCGGTCTCTCCCCCGATCAACCTGCCGGTTACCTTTGCAGGCCCCAGCGGCTCCTAGATGGTAAATCCCGGCCAGGACGTGCCAGATGGACTTCTGCTCGCTGGCGCTGAAGGCCAGCGTTTCCATGGCAGCCAGCAGCTTGGAAAAGGCGACGGACGCTCGCTGTTTTTCCTCCACCTGCGGACACAATGACGGGCGTCAGCAGGTCAGCAGGTGTTGATGTAGATGAGGCCAGCGGATACCTTGGTGGGAGGAGCCATCCCGAAGGAATGACGCTCCGGAAACTGATGAAGGCCGAGCTCCGTCCTGACGAGGAAGCGACCACATTAGCGTCAGCGTTAGCATTGTTGATAGAAGTCTCGGTAGCGTTACTGTTAGCATCTTTGTTTGCATATTCAgcagtattataataataataatcataatgatGCGCTTAAATAGCGCTTTTCgagacgctttacaatttcacgcattattcattcactcctcagtcatacctggtggtggtaagctactcgTGTAGCCACAGCcgtggggcagtctgacggaaacATGGCTGCCATTCTACGCATACGGCCCCTCAGGCCACCACCAAACATTCGAGCACATACATTCGTAGGGAATgcgggttaagtgtcttgcccggGGACGCGACAATGACGACATGGGCTCCGGTTGCATGGC harbors:
- the LOC133413335 gene encoding unconventional myosin-XVIIIb-like isoform X6, translated to MALSSRLKLWEKKIQEENQPVVALVPPPPLSALPGGFLKQLVRDSEKETKQKEPDVKDEKPPSKLSDNLVQQFLLPDQTPPILEAEMLLRAEKHGDAPVSAHSPRPPSSQRSAALPGKTETRREVMPEPQTGGTRENEGAEVSLWEEEQVKTKEKTEERQEPEGRLAYATVTECDREKVKDVWYEAGTVWYVHKDGFTLATQLKPDEGTPDLPQGHVRLRLHADGSLLDVAEDHVDKCNPAHLDLCEDLSELPSINESGVLHALISRSKANMPLTHAGPDLVNLWPPLHTHSKTPKSRRGESWRDAPAALAALVKRVYVSMVDTRRDHCVCATGRSGTGKTATCQAFTVALLEQAGTVGPNVSVDRVQAMFTVLKSFGCVTSTYSDASSRFAMLFSLDFNHAGRAAAGHLQTIMLDKWRVCHTTAGESNFLVFSQMLVGLGTEMRTELGLHQFPERHSFGMAPPTKVEEKQRASVAFSKLLAAMETLAFSASEQKSIWHVLAGIYHLGAAGACKVGRRQFLNFDSAQAASGVLGCEGEELHTAVFKHHLRQLLQTATGGCRERNSASQVEDGPRLTAAQCVDGMASGLYEELFTTIVSLINRSLSGQQLALASVTVVDPPGLRNPRHAAQERAANVSEFCHNYLQERLLEHRYVHTFTHTMDRYAQEKIPVEFECPDVSPADIVSAIDQPPTQVRAAGDTPRGLLWALDEEMLTPASSEGVALERVCRHYSNTVRQCEQPLHCEVQHLTGNDAVRYDLTGWFGVLHNNPVANNAGALLHGSNIASVKSMFATSAHVAPLCCGVCGLEGSGQRSLQRNGTIRKTLSGGAAALRRHSPCIAVKLQADALVNVIRRARPVFLQCVSAKTDAAGAFDVAELRAQLKAAQTLAMLRIYRAGYPDHMTLSDFRYHFQALSPPIMKRYASMFVSHDERKAVDELLADLDQDPKSIVVGTSRVFMKRGVLAHLEAQRDLRVTGWLVHLQASCAGHLARHKYRTLKVQHMAVRCLQRNLRVLHGVSEWSWWKLFCRVRPLLDVNMDNERLRAKENLVQLLPTKWQPRLPPSHVVSVRVCLRVRACVCRQDEVSALRRRLEKSEKERNDLRQTVDTCETKLTAVTSELSDERFRGDAVGQALDVERAERLRLSKENKDLQARLDQCKVAMEMLEKNLEEERLKRRTPESRKVAGSEIGTESELVLKLECCQTEVGFLRRRLQQTEEKAEVERHARQQLDAEAVSLQAQLDESKRTVTDLKRQSRRVANDLHDAGVMTDSLRNRTHQLERKQRRFDGELAAALEDADSERELKDKTLQENTALGVQIFTLRRNLQESQAEACRLQKQKDELCSQIRDLSVHLTADSLPDLKKQVRHLERVAGETAQEVAKLTARIEQQQQVHMRVELEMARVKQMHQKELEDKEEELEDVHRSSQRRLRQLEMQLEQEYEEKQIVIHEKRDLEGLVATLCEQVGHRDFDVEKKLRRDLKRTHALLADAQTLLDAVHGGRQIGRSPDGGSKEQLERLHSQLEDSESRRRELESVQTTVTQELEDVQIELENIRKQKSLVDDEVCVLQREKVDLLKRLEEDQEDLDELMKKHKDLIAQSSSDICQIRELQAELEEVKKQRHALQEELQQQASRLQFLESSTVGRSIVSKQEARVCDLENKLEFQKGQVKRFEVLVLRLRDSVVRLGEELEQSAQSEARERENAHYFQQRLQDVRVEMDELSRRHQDGGRRRMELEMQVEELTAIRQTLQADLETSIRRIVDLQAALEEVESSDDSDTDTDTDTDRESSVGTEDVGETTRGWRGAARGGSPSGSFRGQGGRRSAADSGSTYSFRSCSDLDEDDSGAGRTGGGQGRAASSSALSELLEGLRKRRAGGAADAGAGSNADSTVSLPVYQTTAASTLRRRASALSLTADTLPEARPGILKPSSPLLPRAASARSVSDPLTTASSATPSRFNSCDSLASLPSLPCLSSLASLHVARQCPPTRHPSGEHPHAQHPPSLAVPEEGWEEPQRSPQAPRRCALEGLLSEDTSEGPLAPEGAVFQNRHHPGESNTTSAILPAIRRARSAGSLAGSVRGGRRALSVHFGELPTSTRRRGVSDAESSGSGGSAESCESSRARGRSVRPQGERLEAEGSEGGEGGDVATVMRKYLNKESR